A genome region from Arthrobacter sp. SLBN-100 includes the following:
- a CDS encoding pyridoxamine 5'-phosphate oxidase family protein, which translates to MQNNSSGPDTEVLSTHDCWKYLRSASVGRIAVTTGGEPEIFPVNYVPDYGTVVFRTGRGTKLDAVLGGSPVALEADGLNTYGTIAWSVVVKGTAAVVDTEADFQEAADAGLSPWEAGSKDHLVRVTPTEVSGRRFVINPAARWWPPLDTQRQ; encoded by the coding sequence ATGCAAAACAACTCTTCAGGACCGGACACGGAAGTCCTCAGCACTCATGACTGCTGGAAATACCTCCGTTCGGCTTCAGTAGGCCGGATAGCAGTCACCACAGGCGGGGAGCCTGAAATCTTCCCGGTGAATTACGTCCCCGACTACGGCACGGTGGTCTTCAGGACGGGCCGGGGAACCAAACTGGATGCCGTGCTGGGGGGAAGTCCGGTCGCATTGGAAGCCGATGGACTGAATACCTACGGCACCATTGCGTGGAGCGTCGTCGTCAAGGGAACTGCCGCCGTTGTGGACACCGAAGCGGATTTCCAGGAAGCAGCAGACGCAGGGCTTTCGCCCTGGGAAGCGGGAAGCAAAGACCACCTGGTGCGGGTAACGCCGACGGAGGTCAGCGGCCGGCGTTTTGTCATCAACCCGGCGGCCCGCTGGTGGCCGCCCCTGGACACCCAACGGCAGTGA
- a CDS encoding universal stress protein: MRNSKPIAVATNESAQSQAAVRWAAARAARAGVPLVILHVVDDRWVAEPVSWTGILLEKGSELLDVAAKRVRGTVPIDITTKVLEGSIAGELRRYSGKVSMLVVGSGAPHLGGSLTDRALQVAAAAKCPVAVIGDTGTEGGRGVVVGVDGSEEATQAVAFGAAEADREGQELTVLYAFSPPDRFTDSGLLTENLPQLMEDEERIVLAETISGLREDYPDLVVHQVLDTEKEPAAALVQAAAGAQMLVVGSRGRGGFKRLLLGSTAHAVLTRLPCPTVITPIRRMKHGK; encoded by the coding sequence GTGAGAAATTCTAAGCCGATCGCCGTTGCAACCAATGAGTCTGCCCAAAGCCAGGCGGCTGTGAGGTGGGCTGCAGCCCGGGCCGCACGTGCCGGTGTGCCGCTGGTCATCCTTCATGTTGTTGACGACCGCTGGGTGGCGGAGCCTGTCTCGTGGACCGGGATTCTGCTGGAGAAGGGCAGCGAACTGCTGGATGTGGCGGCCAAACGGGTTCGCGGCACCGTTCCGATTGACATCACTACCAAGGTCCTCGAGGGAAGCATCGCGGGCGAGTTGCGCAGGTATTCCGGCAAGGTGTCGATGCTTGTGGTGGGGTCCGGCGCCCCCCATCTGGGTGGATCACTGACCGATCGCGCCCTGCAGGTCGCTGCCGCGGCGAAATGTCCGGTGGCCGTGATCGGAGACACTGGGACAGAAGGCGGCCGAGGTGTGGTTGTAGGGGTTGACGGCTCGGAAGAAGCCACCCAGGCCGTTGCCTTCGGTGCTGCTGAGGCAGACCGCGAGGGACAGGAACTGACAGTCCTTTATGCTTTCAGCCCGCCCGACCGGTTCACTGACAGCGGCCTCCTGACCGAAAACCTCCCCCAGTTGATGGAGGACGAGGAGCGGATCGTGCTCGCAGAAACCATCTCCGGACTTCGAGAGGACTACCCGGACCTTGTGGTGCACCAGGTCCTGGACACCGAGAAGGAACCCGCAGCGGCACTCGTCCAGGCCGCGGCCGGCGCACAAATGCTCGTGGTGGGAAGCCGTGGCCGGGGCGGCTTCAAACGGCTGCTTCTCGGCTCCACCGCACACGCGGTGCTGACGCGTTTGCCCTGTCCCACGGTGATAACCCCTATCCGGCGTATGAAGCACGGGAAGTAG
- a CDS encoding universal stress protein, with protein sequence MEESASEGGRFVVGVDGSEASVEALRQAQRLALPLGAKVLATAYWEDPQVYAGYVAMGIDRFEERVMMVLTDALRQAFGQETPPNVIPQVVRGHARESLIDASRHADMLIVGRRGHGGFGGMLLGSVSSACVAHAHCPVLVVHSPNKERKTSSEKF encoded by the coding sequence ATGGAGGAGTCAGCGTCAGAGGGTGGCAGGTTCGTGGTGGGGGTGGACGGATCGGAGGCGTCGGTGGAAGCCCTCCGGCAGGCCCAGCGGCTGGCTCTCCCTCTTGGGGCCAAGGTACTGGCCACCGCCTACTGGGAGGATCCGCAAGTCTATGCGGGCTACGTGGCGATGGGGATCGACCGCTTCGAGGAACGAGTGATGATGGTCCTCACGGACGCCTTGAGACAGGCCTTCGGCCAGGAGACTCCGCCGAATGTCATACCGCAGGTGGTCCGGGGCCATGCCCGTGAGTCGCTAATAGACGCCAGTCGGCATGCCGACATGCTCATCGTCGGCAGGCGCGGTCATGGTGGATTCGGCGGCATGCTCCTGGGGTCCGTCAGCTCCGCCTGCGTAGCCCATGCGCACTGTCCCGTCCTGGTGGTACATAGCCCCAATAAGGAAAGGAAGACCAGCAGTGAGAAATTCTAA
- a CDS encoding DUF5129 domain-containing protein, with the protein MAGPTALAAAPGDVVVEDRAGVLDRNTLDPAISAVEFHEPTKVAVYTYNGSAADNLNEEVLRFARAEHPEWISSDGQKWANGLFIFALDPVGRHVGTYMGEDRKVSLEQRDDIQNAAKDLLRDAQWTEGTIAGVRRGAELINQPWYQSAAFVITAWIAGSLAALAAAAWLIVQVVTRAGSRKELERGDRSYVNVSTDLDVTELNASTIPESSRYGSNVLEKHRTFLNRYNAATGLANRVHALSPKALGRRSSLKLVQEYANAAAELDALDDVIADSNALLNLASTWPTAWDRQLAPFRTDLAGLEQLLTKRHGQGGSATAAALRSFRAESLHNIERWTAELSDGSITPEAALDRLRDARTQLSELLKSHAETVIEGFARTEREAKLMRAEMENAEDGLDRHRGRRYEPSILGTVYPSYYFFSVPAFNSGLSTGVGSVSTARGGGATTGYGSSGGSFSGSGSSSSF; encoded by the coding sequence GTGGCTGGCCCAACAGCCTTGGCAGCTGCACCGGGGGATGTGGTTGTCGAGGACCGGGCAGGAGTTCTTGACCGCAATACCCTCGACCCGGCCATCAGCGCGGTCGAGTTTCATGAGCCCACCAAGGTGGCCGTGTACACCTACAACGGCAGCGCCGCTGACAATCTGAACGAAGAAGTTCTTCGCTTCGCCCGCGCCGAACACCCGGAATGGATCAGCTCGGACGGGCAGAAGTGGGCAAACGGGCTCTTCATCTTCGCCCTCGACCCCGTGGGACGGCACGTGGGCACCTACATGGGCGAAGACCGAAAGGTTTCCCTGGAACAACGTGACGACATCCAGAACGCTGCAAAGGACCTCCTGCGGGACGCCCAATGGACAGAGGGAACCATAGCCGGTGTCCGACGTGGCGCTGAACTGATTAACCAGCCCTGGTACCAGTCGGCTGCCTTCGTCATCACCGCCTGGATAGCCGGTTCACTCGCCGCGCTGGCCGCTGCCGCATGGTTGATTGTCCAGGTAGTGACCAGGGCCGGCAGCCGTAAGGAGTTGGAGCGGGGGGACCGGAGTTACGTCAACGTGAGTACGGACCTGGACGTCACTGAACTCAATGCCAGCACCATCCCCGAGTCCTCCCGCTATGGCAGCAACGTCCTGGAAAAACATCGCACCTTCCTCAACCGGTACAACGCCGCTACTGGATTGGCCAACCGGGTGCACGCCCTCAGCCCGAAGGCGCTGGGCCGCAGGTCCAGCCTCAAGCTGGTACAGGAGTACGCAAATGCGGCGGCCGAACTGGACGCCCTGGATGACGTCATCGCGGACAGCAACGCTTTGCTGAACCTGGCCAGTACCTGGCCCACGGCTTGGGACCGACAACTGGCACCGTTCCGCACCGACCTCGCCGGGCTGGAACAACTGCTCACCAAGCGTCACGGGCAAGGCGGCTCGGCCACGGCCGCAGCACTCAGGTCCTTCCGGGCCGAGAGCCTGCACAACATCGAGCGCTGGACCGCCGAACTCTCCGACGGCTCCATCACGCCGGAAGCTGCGCTCGACCGGTTACGTGATGCCCGGACCCAGCTGTCAGAGCTCTTGAAAAGCCATGCCGAAACGGTCATCGAAGGTTTTGCCAGGACCGAGCGGGAAGCGAAGCTCATGCGCGCGGAGATGGAGAACGCCGAGGATGGCCTGGACCGCCACCGGGGGCGGCGGTACGAACCCAGCATCCTGGGAACGGTCTATCCCTCCTACTACTTCTTCTCGGTTCCCGCCTTCAACTCCGGCCTCAGCACCGGCGTTGGCAGCGTCAGTACAGCGAGGGGCGGCGGGGCAACCACAGGATATGGGAGCAGCGGGGGAAGCTTTTCCGGATCGGGCAGTTCGTCCAGCTTTTAG
- a CDS encoding GyrI-like domain-containing protein, which translates to MVHIAEQQTAVLRESVPMAALTDFFGRAFAAVAAEAEAQNVQLAGPPFALYRGAPTRTVDVEAGFPIAGNLAGAGNVVTSNLPEADAFEALHTGPYETLNRTYAALQEQIKVAGRTPLDTMWEYYLNGPSTEVDPLKWQTRIVWPVA; encoded by the coding sequence ATGGTTCACATAGCTGAGCAGCAGACTGCTGTGCTTCGCGAAAGCGTTCCGATGGCTGCCCTGACTGATTTCTTCGGTCGTGCGTTCGCTGCCGTCGCAGCGGAGGCCGAGGCGCAGAACGTCCAACTCGCCGGTCCGCCTTTTGCGCTCTACCGCGGCGCACCCACCCGGACAGTCGACGTCGAGGCCGGTTTTCCGATCGCAGGCAACCTAGCAGGCGCTGGGAATGTCGTCACCAGCAACCTTCCGGAGGCCGACGCTTTCGAGGCGCTGCACACCGGGCCCTACGAGACGTTGAACAGGACCTACGCGGCCCTTCAGGAACAGATAAAAGTGGCAGGACGAACCCCTTTGGACACGATGTGGGAATACTACTTAAACGGTCCATCGACGGAGGTCGATCCCTTGAAATGGCAGACAAGAATCGTGTGGCCGGTCGCCTGA
- a CDS encoding isocitrate lyase/PEP mutase family protein encodes MATFRELHHAVAPLLLPNAWDIGSALAFVTAGFPAVGTTSFGIAASAGLPDGGRSSKAVTAALVAQLCRLPVHVTVDIEDGYSDDPAEVAEFVAQLAALGVAGVNLEDSKAGHLIDPTAFADKLAAVKRRSPAMFINARVDNIWFGEQATLEAVLLRGRVYADAGADGIFVPGLVVPEDIQIITAGMRLPVNVLAHPSLTVTELGELGVRRVSSGSLPYRAAVDAAVNVANALRDGKPLPAATPYWEMQSRLVSFSQGLTG; translated from the coding sequence ATGGCTACTTTTCGGGAACTCCACCACGCTGTGGCGCCACTGCTCCTGCCCAATGCCTGGGACATCGGATCCGCCTTGGCATTTGTGACGGCGGGATTCCCGGCCGTCGGCACCACCAGCTTCGGCATTGCGGCCAGTGCTGGCCTGCCTGACGGAGGCCGGTCCAGCAAGGCGGTAACCGCCGCACTGGTGGCGCAGCTGTGCCGACTGCCTGTCCACGTCACGGTAGACATCGAGGACGGTTACTCCGACGACCCCGCCGAGGTCGCGGAATTTGTCGCCCAACTGGCTGCCCTGGGTGTGGCCGGGGTCAACCTTGAGGACAGCAAGGCGGGGCACCTAATCGATCCAACAGCCTTTGCCGACAAGCTCGCCGCCGTTAAGCGACGAAGCCCGGCTATGTTCATCAACGCCCGAGTCGACAACATATGGTTCGGCGAGCAGGCCACTTTGGAAGCCGTCCTGCTCCGAGGCCGTGTCTACGCCGACGCCGGGGCGGACGGGATCTTTGTCCCCGGACTCGTGGTTCCGGAGGACATCCAGATCATCACCGCCGGTATGCGGCTGCCGGTCAACGTGCTGGCACATCCCTCGCTGACTGTTACCGAACTTGGTGAGCTGGGGGTCCGACGGGTGAGTTCCGGCTCCCTGCCGTACCGTGCAGCAGTTGACGCGGCTGTGAACGTCGCGAACGCCCTGCGTGACGGCAAGCCGCTGCCGGCCGCCACTCCGTACTGGGAGATGCAATCGCGCCTCGTCTCATTCAGCCAGGGACTCACGGGCTGA
- a CDS encoding cytochrome P450, with amino-acid sequence MDFTQFGEHQLDPFPGYERMREKAPVFHDEQSGSWHVFRYDDVQRVLSEHATFSSRIGGEDPSGTGQLFASSLITTDPPRHRQLRSLVTQAFTPKAVDALAPRIAGLADELLEGIAARGSADLIRELAYPLPVIVISELMGIPAQDREHFKYWSDVIVSQTRTGSTSEEHYATNSEMTEYFLALIEQRRSRPGKDLISNLLSAKIDGQNLTVPELLGFCSLLLVAGNETTTNLIGNAVLCLAESPGTIDRLRQEPALLPQTIEEVLRFRSPVQSMYRVTVAGTTLGDERIPAGAPIVAWIGSANRDERQFQRPGEFDVDRGQNRHLAFGHGIHFCLGAPLARLEARIALEALLSRLPGLSLVEGANLERMESTIVYGLKALPVKWQPA; translated from the coding sequence ATGGACTTCACCCAGTTCGGCGAACATCAGCTCGACCCCTTTCCCGGGTATGAACGAATGCGGGAAAAAGCCCCTGTCTTTCACGACGAACAATCGGGAAGTTGGCACGTCTTCCGGTACGACGACGTTCAACGGGTCCTGTCAGAGCATGCTACGTTCTCGTCGCGCATCGGCGGTGAGGATCCATCAGGGACCGGCCAACTGTTCGCCTCGAGCCTGATCACCACCGATCCTCCACGGCACCGGCAGCTACGCTCCCTGGTCACCCAGGCGTTCACGCCGAAAGCTGTGGATGCCCTGGCTCCCCGTATCGCCGGGCTCGCGGACGAGCTTCTGGAGGGGATTGCGGCCCGCGGGAGCGCCGACTTGATTAGGGAACTGGCGTACCCGTTGCCGGTCATAGTGATCTCCGAACTTATGGGCATTCCTGCCCAGGACCGTGAGCACTTCAAGTACTGGTCCGATGTGATTGTCAGCCAAACGCGGACTGGTTCGACCAGTGAGGAGCACTACGCCACCAACTCCGAGATGACGGAGTACTTCCTGGCCCTGATCGAACAGCGCAGGAGCCGGCCCGGTAAGGACCTGATCAGCAACCTGCTTTCCGCCAAGATTGACGGCCAAAATCTGACGGTGCCCGAACTGCTCGGTTTTTGCAGTTTGCTGCTTGTTGCCGGCAATGAGACCACCACCAACCTGATTGGCAACGCCGTTTTGTGCCTCGCTGAGTCGCCCGGCACCATCGACCGTCTCCGGCAGGAACCCGCCTTGCTTCCCCAGACCATCGAAGAAGTGCTGCGCTTTCGGTCGCCGGTCCAGTCCATGTACCGGGTAACGGTCGCAGGGACAACCCTGGGAGACGAACGGATTCCCGCGGGTGCGCCGATCGTGGCTTGGATCGGCTCCGCCAACCGCGACGAGCGGCAGTTCCAGCGGCCTGGTGAGTTCGACGTCGACCGCGGCCAGAACCGGCATTTGGCTTTCGGCCACGGCATTCACTTCTGCCTCGGCGCGCCGCTGGCCCGGCTCGAGGCCAGGATCGCGCTGGAGGCCCTGCTGTCCCGATTGCCCGGGCTTTCTCTGGTTGAGGGAGCCAATCTGGAACGAATGGAAAGCACTATCGTCTATGGGCTGAAGGCGCTCCCGGTCAAGTGGCAGCCGGCCTGA
- a CDS encoding bifunctional polysaccharide deacetylase/glycosyltransferase family 2 protein has translation MRAHWLVLMATLLALGLALVVQGYMHHQGRVGDNPVAAAESAGEVPKAVSQGGPVVDSRGGAVRAAGPPDRTVALTFDDGPDPVWTPRILDILRKHQVHATFFVIGSAAADNPDILRRIVAEGHEVGVHTLTHADLGTAEAWRTQLEVQGAQDVIVGITGQSASLLRPPYSSGNAALTNGTWSAMQELADDGYLTVLSSMDSEDWRLPGAAAIQGNLDPSGPQGQVVLMHDGGGDREQTVAALDSALTKFEDQGFRVTTVGDSIGIDSTRPASSMEKVSGTAFLWGIRLSDFVVTAISWALVAAGVVTFIRAVLVVFFAARHSRAARRITAAGRGRRRVDVMVRPEITEPVTVIVPAYNESAGIEAAVRSIVASTHPVEIIVVDDGSTDGTADIVDVLGLPGVTVIRKENGGKPSALNAGLQAATHELVVMVDGDTVFEPDTVHALIQPFADPRVGAISGNTKVANRGGILGAWQHIEYVVGFNLDRRLFDVAECMPTVPGAIGAFRREALLRVGGVSDDTLAEDTDLTMSLCRDGWRVVYQEDARAWTEAPASLAALWKQRYRWCYGTLQAMWKHRGAVVQGGAAGKLGRRGLGYLLVLQVLLPLFAPVVDVFAVYGLIFLDPLRIAALWLIFLAVQFLMAAYAFRLDNERLRPLWTLPLQQFVYRQLMYLVVIQAVVTALAGVHLRWHRMERYGSLGDAPIGQGQA, from the coding sequence GTGCGGGCCCACTGGCTGGTCCTCATGGCCACCCTGTTGGCCTTGGGCCTTGCCCTGGTGGTACAGGGGTACATGCACCACCAGGGTCGGGTCGGTGATAACCCGGTAGCGGCAGCCGAATCTGCCGGTGAAGTCCCGAAGGCCGTATCGCAGGGCGGTCCGGTGGTGGATTCCCGTGGCGGGGCGGTCCGTGCGGCCGGCCCTCCGGACCGCACCGTGGCCCTGACTTTCGACGACGGACCGGACCCCGTTTGGACGCCGCGGATCCTCGACATCCTTCGGAAGCACCAGGTCCATGCAACCTTCTTCGTCATCGGTTCCGCGGCAGCGGACAACCCCGATATTTTGCGCCGTATTGTCGCTGAAGGCCACGAAGTGGGCGTCCATACGCTCACCCACGCTGATCTCGGCACTGCCGAGGCGTGGCGCACGCAACTCGAGGTGCAGGGTGCCCAGGATGTAATTGTGGGCATCACGGGTCAATCCGCGTCCCTGTTGCGTCCGCCGTACAGTTCCGGCAACGCGGCGCTCACCAATGGCACGTGGTCCGCGATGCAGGAACTGGCGGACGATGGTTACCTCACCGTGCTCAGCAGCATGGACAGCGAGGACTGGCGGCTCCCAGGCGCGGCGGCGATCCAGGGCAACCTCGATCCTTCAGGCCCGCAGGGGCAGGTGGTCCTGATGCACGACGGCGGAGGCGACCGGGAGCAGACCGTCGCCGCCCTCGACTCCGCCCTGACGAAGTTCGAGGACCAGGGCTTCCGGGTCACCACCGTGGGTGACTCAATAGGCATTGACAGCACGCGGCCAGCCTCCAGCATGGAAAAGGTCAGCGGGACAGCCTTCCTGTGGGGCATCCGCCTCAGTGACTTCGTGGTCACGGCCATCTCGTGGGCGCTCGTTGCTGCCGGAGTCGTAACCTTCATCCGCGCCGTCCTCGTGGTCTTCTTTGCCGCGCGCCACAGCCGCGCCGCTCGCCGCATCACGGCGGCCGGCCGTGGCCGGCGCAGGGTGGACGTGATGGTCCGGCCCGAGATTACTGAACCGGTCACCGTGATCGTGCCCGCGTACAACGAGTCGGCCGGCATCGAGGCCGCGGTCCGGTCCATTGTGGCCTCGACCCACCCCGTTGAGATCATCGTGGTGGACGACGGTTCAACCGACGGAACGGCGGACATCGTGGACGTGCTCGGACTGCCGGGCGTCACGGTGATCCGTAAGGAGAACGGCGGCAAACCGTCTGCGCTGAACGCGGGGCTGCAAGCTGCCACCCACGAGCTTGTGGTGATGGTGGACGGCGACACCGTCTTCGAACCGGACACGGTCCATGCCCTCATCCAGCCCTTCGCCGACCCGCGCGTGGGCGCCATTTCCGGGAACACGAAGGTCGCCAACCGCGGGGGCATCCTCGGCGCCTGGCAGCACATCGAGTACGTCGTCGGCTTCAACCTGGACCGAAGGCTGTTCGACGTCGCCGAATGCATGCCGACTGTCCCCGGCGCTATCGGTGCTTTCCGCCGTGAGGCCCTCCTCCGGGTCGGTGGCGTCAGTGACGACACACTCGCCGAGGACACCGACCTGACCATGTCCCTGTGCCGTGATGGCTGGCGTGTGGTGTATCAGGAGGATGCGCGGGCCTGGACCGAGGCGCCGGCAAGCCTCGCAGCGCTCTGGAAACAGCGCTACCGCTGGTGCTACGGCACTTTGCAGGCCATGTGGAAGCACCGGGGCGCGGTGGTGCAGGGAGGCGCTGCGGGCAAGCTCGGCCGGCGCGGACTTGGTTACCTGCTGGTCCTGCAGGTGCTGCTGCCCCTGTTCGCGCCCGTCGTCGATGTCTTTGCTGTCTACGGCCTGATCTTCCTCGATCCACTCCGGATTGCCGCGCTCTGGCTCATCTTCCTGGCCGTTCAGTTCCTGATGGCTGCCTACGCGTTCAGGCTCGACAATGAACGGCTACGGCCGCTGTGGACGCTTCCGCTTCAGCAGTTCGTCTACCGGCAGCTGATGTATCTCGTGGTCATCCAGGCAGTGGTTACGGCGCTGGCCGGCGTGCACCTTCGGTGGCACCGCATGGAAAGGTACGGCAGCCTGGGCGACGCCCCGATTGGCCAGGGCCAAGCCTAG
- a CDS encoding SMP-30/gluconolactonase/LRE family protein, producing MVAALTIGGLDCLFTGSAWAEGPLWVPSSQAVRWSDIPNDRILEFDPAAGRTREYALGVEFTNGRTLDADGSVVQCSHGRRRIERDRGGVVTGLVDSYRGRRLNSPNDVVIARDSSIWFTDPPYGILPGTKEGHEGEQEYGGCYVFRFEPASGTLTAMITDLVHPNGLAFSPDESVLYVADTAGPHYGVPLRIAAYDVADGTCRPSGMVLELEEGNAADGLRVDVQGRIWTSAGPAVRVYSPSFELLATVAVPERVSNLCFGGPDGQDLYITATASLYCIRSTTRDAAAKDFNTRNRTRG from the coding sequence ATGGTTGCTGCACTGACAATCGGCGGGCTGGACTGCCTGTTCACGGGCTCGGCATGGGCCGAGGGTCCCTTGTGGGTGCCATCGTCCCAGGCAGTTCGCTGGAGCGATATCCCGAATGACCGCATCCTCGAGTTCGACCCCGCCGCGGGGAGGACCCGCGAATACGCGCTTGGGGTCGAATTCACAAACGGCCGTACCCTCGACGCCGACGGCAGTGTGGTGCAGTGCAGCCACGGGCGCCGCAGGATTGAGCGTGACCGCGGGGGAGTGGTGACAGGACTGGTTGATTCCTACCGGGGCCGCCGGCTGAACTCGCCCAACGACGTCGTGATTGCACGTGACTCCAGCATCTGGTTCACGGACCCGCCGTACGGGATCCTTCCAGGCACTAAGGAAGGGCACGAGGGGGAGCAGGAGTACGGCGGCTGCTACGTTTTCCGGTTCGAGCCCGCTTCAGGAACACTGACAGCAATGATCACTGACCTCGTCCACCCCAACGGGCTGGCCTTCTCACCGGATGAGTCCGTTCTCTATGTTGCGGACACAGCAGGTCCTCATTATGGGGTTCCGTTGAGGATCGCCGCCTACGATGTGGCGGACGGCACCTGCCGCCCCAGCGGAATGGTTCTCGAGCTGGAAGAAGGCAATGCTGCTGACGGTTTGCGGGTTGATGTGCAAGGCAGGATCTGGACCTCTGCCGGCCCCGCCGTCCGGGTCTATTCACCGTCCTTCGAACTCCTGGCTACCGTGGCAGTGCCTGAGCGGGTGTCGAACTTGTGCTTTGGCGGCCCGGACGGCCAGGACCTTTACATCACAGCCACCGCCAGCCTGTACTGCATCCGCAGCACCACGCGGGACGCGGCGGCCAAGGATTTTAACACCCGCAACCGAACACGAGGATAA
- a CDS encoding aldo/keto reductase — MEYRTLGRSGAVVSNYSLGTMTFGAEATEETSHAILDRYFAAGGNFIDTADVYSAGISEEIIGRWLAKRPDVRDTAVIATKGRFPMGTAPNDVGTSRRHLTRALDDSLRRLGVEQIDLYQMHAWDPITPLEETLRFLDESVSRGKIAYYGFSNFLGWQLTKAVHVARASGWNPPVTLQPQYSLLVRDIESEIVPAALDAGIGLLPWSPLGGGWLSGKYKRDQPPAGATRLGENPERGMEAWKARNDNPRTWAVIDAVEDIAAARGVSPTQVALAWLVDRPAVTSVILGARSKEQLADNLAAAELQLSPDDANQLTQVSQPETGVYPYGPMAQEQRSRKIEGGR, encoded by the coding sequence GTGGAATACAGGACCCTGGGCCGCAGCGGCGCCGTCGTTTCCAACTACTCGCTGGGAACCATGACCTTCGGTGCGGAGGCCACCGAGGAGACCTCACACGCCATCCTGGACAGGTACTTTGCGGCAGGCGGGAATTTCATCGACACTGCCGATGTCTACAGCGCCGGTATTTCGGAAGAAATCATCGGCCGCTGGCTGGCCAAGCGTCCGGACGTCAGGGATACAGCGGTGATAGCCACGAAGGGCCGCTTTCCGATGGGGACAGCACCGAACGACGTCGGAACATCCCGCCGGCATTTGACGCGCGCCCTGGATGATTCCCTCCGACGTCTTGGCGTGGAACAGATCGACCTGTACCAGATGCACGCGTGGGACCCGATTACTCCATTGGAGGAGACCCTGCGCTTCCTGGACGAATCAGTCAGCCGGGGCAAGATTGCCTATTACGGCTTTTCCAACTTTCTGGGATGGCAACTGACCAAGGCCGTCCATGTCGCCCGGGCGAGCGGCTGGAATCCGCCGGTGACCCTGCAGCCCCAGTACAGCCTGCTGGTCAGGGACATCGAATCCGAGATTGTTCCGGCGGCGCTCGACGCCGGCATCGGCCTGCTGCCCTGGTCGCCGCTGGGCGGTGGGTGGCTATCGGGCAAGTACAAGCGGGACCAGCCTCCTGCAGGTGCCACGAGGCTCGGTGAAAACCCCGAACGCGGAATGGAGGCCTGGAAGGCGCGCAACGACAACCCGCGTACCTGGGCCGTCATCGATGCGGTGGAAGACATTGCCGCTGCCCGGGGAGTCAGCCCTACCCAAGTGGCGCTGGCCTGGCTGGTCGACAGGCCGGCGGTCACGTCAGTGATCCTGGGTGCCCGGAGCAAGGAGCAGCTTGCCGACAACCTCGCTGCGGCCGAACTGCAGCTCAGTCCTGACGACGCGAATCAGCTGACTCAGGTCAGCCAGCCCGAGACGGGGGTCTATCCCTACGGGCCGATGGCGCAGGAGCAGCGCAGCCGCAAGATTGAGGGTGGACGGTAG